A single genomic interval of Novosphingobium ginsenosidimutans harbors:
- a CDS encoding ParA family protein, with the protein MRVLALASQKGGSGKTTLSGHLAVQAQRAGAGPVVLIDIDPQGSLADWWNEREDDYPAFAQTTVARLASDLAVLRQQGFKLAVIDTPPAITMAIQSVISVAELIVVPTRPSPHDLRAVGATVDLCERAGKPLIFVVNAATPKAKITSEAAVALSQHGTVAPVTLHHRTDFAASMIDGRTVMEVEPNGRSAQEVVALWNYISDRLEKNFRRTVFAAPTSVAMMPGAGRPAGGFGRRVAGS; encoded by the coding sequence TTGCGCGTACTGGCATTGGCATCGCAGAAGGGCGGATCCGGCAAGACCACCTTGTCCGGACACCTCGCCGTCCAGGCACAGCGCGCCGGCGCTGGTCCGGTTGTGCTGATCGACATCGACCCGCAGGGTTCGCTGGCGGACTGGTGGAACGAGCGCGAGGACGATTATCCGGCCTTCGCCCAGACCACCGTGGCGCGCCTGGCGAGCGATCTTGCGGTCCTGCGCCAGCAGGGCTTCAAGCTTGCCGTTATTGATACGCCGCCGGCCATTACGATGGCGATCCAGTCGGTGATCTCGGTCGCCGAACTGATTGTCGTGCCGACCCGCCCGAGCCCGCACGACCTGCGGGCTGTCGGCGCCACGGTTGACCTGTGCGAACGCGCTGGCAAGCCGCTGATCTTCGTGGTCAACGCCGCTACCCCGAAGGCCAAGATCACCTCTGAAGCCGCTGTCGCCCTGTCGCAGCACGGCACCGTTGCTCCGGTTACCCTGCATCACCGGACCGACTTTGCGGCCTCGATGATCGACGGCCGCACCGTGATGGAAGTCGAACCCAACGGCCGCTCCGCTCAGGAAGTGGTGGCGCTGTGGAACTATATCTCCGACCGCCTCGAAAAGAACTTCCGCCGGACCGTGTTTGCTGCGCCGACCTCGGTTGCGATGATGCCGGGCGCGGGTCGTCCGGCCGGTGGCTTCGGTCGCCGCGTCGCCGGCTCGTAA